One window from the genome of Clarias gariepinus isolate MV-2021 ecotype Netherlands chromosome 15, CGAR_prim_01v2, whole genome shotgun sequence encodes:
- the LOC128543447 gene encoding hydroxycarboxylic acid receptor 2-like yields the protein MSNSTACCAFQSPILIRVIPPILLMEFICGITGNILALVMFAFEVKTWKPNSIYLANMATADLVVLIFMPFRADYYIRGQHWIFGDALCRIMLCLVSANRAASIFFLTAVAVDRYLKIVHPLHPINKMNVRYAVWVSVGIWAMVIIFTGDLLGSPHFFSGDNHTQCESFNICFDHGLLYIRQNTFYVIQFCVPGSIIIFCTACITWQLKTKTVDTTGKVNRAIHFIFIVVVVFFFCFFPSTALRVGVWILQIWHHECSYYSETNTVFYVLLCFTYFNSVLNPLIYYFSSPAYSGTLQRVLKRLTGQKEEIVAENRSVPTVISN from the coding sequence ATGTCTAACTCCACAGCTTGTTGTGCTTTTCAGTCCCCTATTTTAATAAGAGTCATACCCCCTATACTTCTCATGGAATTTATCTGCGGTATCACAGGGAACATTCTGGCCCTCGTCATGTTTGCCTTTGAGGTGAAGACCTGGAAGCCAAACTCCATCTACCTGGCAAATATGGCTACTGCTGACTTAGTGGTCCTCATCTTCATGCCGTTCAGAGCCGACTACTACATCAGGGGCCAGCACTGGATATTCGGAGATGCTTTGTGTCGCATCATGCTTTGTCTTGTTTCAGCCAACAGGGCTGCCAGCATCTTCTTCCTCACTGCTGTGGCTGTGGACCGCTACCTGAAGATTGTGCACCCACTACATCCTATAAATAAGATGAATGTGAGGTACGCAGTGTGGGTCTCTGTAGGCATATGGGCTATGGTTATAATTTTTACAGGTGATTTGCTGGGCTCTCCACACTTTTTTAGTGGCGACAACCACACTCAGTGTGAGAGCTTCAACATTTGCTTTGACCATGGTCTGCTTTATATCCGACAAAATACTTTCTATGTGATCCAATTCTGTGTGCCAGGTAGCATCATTATTTTCTGCACAGCCTGCATTACATGGCAGCTAAAAACGAAAACGGTGGACACCACAGGCAAGGTCAACCGGGCCATCCACTTCATTTTTATCGTTGTTGTggtctttttcttttgcttttttccaAGCACTGCCTTACGAGTTGGTGTTTGGATCCTGCAGATTTGGCACCATGAGTGTTCATACTACAGTGAGACAAATACAGTTTTTTATGTATTACTTTGCTTCACCTATTTCAATAGTGTGCTCAATCCTCTGATTTACTACTTCTCTAGTCCTGCATATAGTGGGACCCTGCAGAGAGTTTTAAAGAGACTTACAGGGCAAAAAGAAGAGATAGTGGCAGAGAACAGAAGTGTACCCACAGTAATAAGCAATTGA
- the LOC128542718 gene encoding hydroxycarboxylic acid receptor 2-like, producing MAWIPFVLTSSQILSSTGVRIAFMADVHLDLRSGTADKSNSSACCAFQSLILKRVIPPILLMEAVCDIKGNIVAFVMFAFESKTWKPNSIYLANMAMADLLVLFFMPFRADYYKRGQHWIFRDVFCRILLCLVSASRAASIFFLTAVAVDCYLKIMHPLHRLNRMNLNYAMWVCAGLWALVIIFTIDLLGFPNFFNVGNHIESFNICLDNSPLYIWQNTFYVIQFCVPGSIIVFCTACITWQLKTKTMDTTGKIERAVQFIYIVAVAFFFCFFPSTASRVAIWILNIWYHDSSFYSEANIVFYISLCFTYFNSVLNPLIYYFFSPAYSGTLLYWDNF from the exons ATGGCATGGATACCATTTGTGCTCACATCTTCACAGATTTTAAGCTCAACAGGGGTCAGGATAGCATTTATGGCTGATGTGCACCTTGATCTGAGGTCTGG TACTGCCGATAAGTCTAACTCCTCAGCTTGTTGTGCTTTTCAGTCCCTTATCTTAAAAAGAGTCATACCCCCTATACTTCTTATGGAGGCCGTCTGTGACATCAAAGGGAACATTGTGGCCTTCGTCATGTTTGCCTTTGAATCGAAGACCTGGAAGCCAAACTCCATCTACCTGGCAAATATGGCTATGGCTGACTTATTGGTTCTCTTTTTCATGCCATTCCGAGCCGACTACTACAAGAGGGGCCAGCACTGGATATTCAGAGATGTTTTCTGTCGCATCCTGCTCTGCCTTGTTTCAGCCAGCAGGGCAGCCagcatttttttcctcactGCCGTGGCTGTGGATTGCTACCTGAAGATCATGCACCCATTACATCGTCTAAATAGAATGAACCTAAATTACGCCATGTGGGTCTGTGCAGGCCTATGGGCTTTGGTTATAATTTTTACAATTGATTTGCTGGGATTTCCAAACTTTTTTAATGTAGGTAACCACATTGAGAGCTTCAATATATGCTTGGACAACAGCCCGCTTTATATCTGGCAAAATACCTTCTATGTGATCCAGTTCTGTGTGCCAGGTAGCATCATCGTTTTCTGCACAGCCTGCATTACATGGCagctgaaaacaaaaacaatggacACCACGGGGAAGATCGAGAGGGCCGTCCAGTTCATTTATATTGTTGCTGTGGCctttttcttctgcttcttcCCAAGCACTGCCTCAAGGGTTGCTATTTGGATCCTGAATATCTGGTACCATGACTCTTCATTCTACAGTGAGgcaaatatagttttttatatatCACTTTGCTTCACCTATTTCAATAGCGTACTAAATCCTCTGATTTATTACTTCTTTAGTCCTGCATATAGTGGAACACTGTTATATTGGGACAATTTTTAA
- the LOC128543444 gene encoding hydroxycarboxylic acid receptor 2-like has translation MSNSSACCAFQSPILIQIIPPILLMEAVCGITGNVVALVMFAFDVKTWKPNSIYLANMAVADIVVLFFMPFRADYYIRGQHWIFGDVFCRILLCFIATNRAASIFFLTAVAVDRYLKIVHPLHRLNRMDLSYAMWVSAGLWALVIMCTGQLLGSPHFFNVGNHTQCESFNICLDNNPFYNWQNTFYLIQFCVPGSIIVFCTACITWQLKTKTIDTTGKIKRAVQFILIVDVAFFFCFFPSTASKVTVWILHIWHHECSYYTEANIVFYITLCFTYFNSVLNPLIYYFSSPAHSMTPQKILNRLTGQKEEMAGNRGVPTVITD, from the coding sequence ATGTCTAACTCCTCAGCTTGTTGTGCTTTTCAGTCCCCTATTTTAATCCAAATCATACCTCCTATACTTCTCATGGAGGCCGTCTGTGGCATCACGGGGAACGTTGTGGCCCTTGTCATGTTTGCCTTTGACGTGAAGACCTGGAAGCCAAACTCCATCTACCTGGCAAACATGGCTGTAGCCGACATAGTGGTTCTCTTCTTCATGCCATTCCGAGCCGACTACTACATCAGGGGCCAGCACTGGATATTCGGAGACGTTTTCTGTCGCATCCTGCTCTGCTTTATTGCAACCAACAGGGCTGCCAGCATCTTTTTCCTCACTGCCGTGGCTGTGGACCGCTACCTGAAGATTGTGCACCCACTACATCGTCTAAATAGGATGGACCTGAGTTACGCCATGTGGGTCTCTGCAGGCCTTTGGGCTTTGGTTATAATGTGTACAGGTCAGCTGCTGGGCTCTCCGCACTTTTTTAACGTTGGTAACCACACCCAGTGTGAGAGCTTCAATATATGCTTGGACAACAATCCATTTTATAACTGGCAAAATACCTTCTATCTGATCCAGTTCTGTGTGCCAGGTAGCATCATCGTTTTCTGCACAGCCTGCATTACATGgcaactaaaaacaaaaacaatagatACAACAGGCAAGATCAAGAGGGCCGTCcagttcattttaattgttgatgtggccttttttttctgcttcttccCAAGCACTGCCTCAAAGGTTACTGTTTGGATTCTGCATATCTGGCACCATGAGTGTTCATACTACACTGAGgcaaatatagttttttatataaCACTTTGCTTCACCTATTTCAATAGCGTACTAAATCCTCTGATTTATTACTTCTCTAGTCCTGCACATAGTATGACACCgcagaaaattttaaatagacTCACAGGGCAAAAAGAAGAGATGGCGGGAAACAGAGGTGTACCTACAGTAATAACTGATTAA
- the LOC128543407 gene encoding hydroxycarboxylic acid receptor 2-like translates to MSNSSACCAFQSPVLIQVLPPILYIEFAFGLTGNVLALSMFAFHVESWKPNSIYLANLAMADLVVLVCLLFRADYYMRGQNWIFGDIFCRILLFLLAANRAAGIFFLTAVAVDRYLKIVHPLHRINRMNLSYALWVSAGLWALVVVFTGQLLGSPHFFKVGNHTQCESFNICLSVSPLSIWQNAFYVIQFCVPGAIIIFCTVCITWQLKTKTMDTTGKIKRAVQFIFVVAMVFLICFFPSTASRVAVWILQIWYNECSHFSEANLAFYTSVCFTYFNSVLNPLVYYFSTPAFSGVIDNFFRRLMGKKEKAAPLNNTVSTASE, encoded by the coding sequence ATGTCCAACTCCTCAGCTTGTTGTGCTTTTCAGTCCCCTGTTTTAATCCAAGTCTTACCCCCTATACTTTATATAGAGTTTGCTTTTGGCCTCACAGGGAATGTTCTAGCCCTCAGCATGTTTGCTTTTCACGTGGAGAGCTGGAAGCCGAACTCCATCTACTTGGCTAACCTGGCTATGGCCGACTTAGTGGTGCTTGTCTGCCTGCTCTTCAGAGCCGACTACTACATGAGAGGCCAGAATTGGATATTCGGTGATATCTTCTGCCGCATCCTTCTATTCCTCTTGGCAGCCAACAGGGCTGCCGGTATCTTCTTCCTTACTGCTGTGGCTGTGGACCGCTACCTGAAGATTGTGCACCCACTGCATCGTATAAATAGGATGAACCTGAGTTACGCATTGTGGGTCTCTGCAGGCCTATGGGctttggttgttgtttttacagGACAGTTGCTGGGTTCGCCGCACTTTTTTAAGGTTGGCAACCACACCCAGTGTGAGAGCTTCAACATATGCTTGAGCGTCAGTCCACTTTCCATCTGGCAAAATGCCTTCTATGTGATCCAGTTCTGTGTGCCAGGTGCTATCATCATTTTCTGCACAGTCTGCATTACATGGCAGCTGAAAACGAAAACAATGGACACCACGGGGAAAATCAAGAGGGCTGTCCAGTTCATTTTCGTGGTCGCCATGGTTTTCCTCATCTGCTTCTTCCCAAGCACTGCCTCACGAGTCGCTGTTTGGATCCTGCAGATCTGGTACAATGAGTGTTCACACTTTAGTGAGGCAAATCTGGCGTTTTATACTTCAGTCTGCTTCACTTATTTCAATAGTGTGCTAAACCCACTGGTTTACTACTTTTCCACTCCAGCATTCAGTGGTGTCATAGACAATTTTTTTAGGAGACttatggggaaaaaagaaaaggcagcCCCATTGAACAACACTGTGTCTACAGCAAgcgaataa